TAGCAAAGAACCCCCACTCTATGAGAAGAACAGAGAAGAAAACAACGAACCCTTCCCAGAAGGTGAACCTGTGCACGCCGAAGATATGAAGTACAAGAACGAGGGCTATTGCACAAGAAACAAGCCCGTTAGGAAAACCCTTCCTCACGAGGGCGTTCACTCCCGCGTAACCAAAGAGCGCCGCAAAGACAAAACCTAGAAACTTTCCAAAGGAAACATCGAAGACGTTGAAGACAGAAAGAAGAATGAGTACTCCAAGGAGTATCAGAACCATTCCGAAGAACTTCAAACTCATCACCCCTTCGTCTGCGTTCAACGATATTCTACCATCCCAACATCTGTGTTAGAATTAACTTAAAGGGAGGTAGAAATATGTTATCACCAACCGAGAAGCGATATCTTCTTGCGGTCCTCTTGACGCTGGATGAGGGAAGCACAAGACTGAAGAAAGTTTCGGATTTTCTCAAAGTGAAAATGCCATCGGCAAAGCAGATCCTCGAAGAACTCGCATCGAAAAAACTGATAAACTACGTGAGAAGGGGCCCCATTTCCCTCACAAAAAAGGGTACAGAACTTGCCCAGAAAGAACTGGAGCGTTTCAACAACCTGAAGGAGTTTCTGAAGAAGATCCTGTTCCTCAACGAGG
This genomic window from Thermotoga sp. SG1 contains:
- a CDS encoding metal-dependent transcriptional regulator, which encodes MLSPTEKRYLLAVLLTLDEGSTRLKKVSDFLKVKMPSAKQILEELASKKLINYVRRGPISLTKKGTELAQKELERFNNLKEFLKKILFLNEEEAEKGAWEIFFNLEEKIADRVVDFMNFLTHCPHITPICIKGFKEYLETGEFPTLCRLKR